A part of Nitrospira sp. genomic DNA contains:
- a CDS encoding type II toxin-antitoxin system Phd/YefM family antitoxin, translated as MRYVSASDAKQKLASILDAAQREPVMIRRQKRDVAVLLSAQEYERVCATNREEFLRFSDRVSKKAKAQGLTEENLHEILADEG; from the coding sequence ATGCGATACGTCTCAGCCAGCGATGCTAAGCAGAAACTGGCGTCGATTTTAGATGCGGCGCAGCGTGAACCCGTGATGATCCGCCGCCAGAAACGGGATGTGGCTGTGTTGCTCTCGGCTCAGGAGTATGAGCGGGTGTGCGCCACAAACCGTGAGGAATTTCTGCGGTTTTCAGATCGGGTGAGCAAGAAGGCGAAGGCGCAAGGGCTGACAGAAGAAAATCTCCACGAAATTCTGGCTGATGAAGGCTAG
- the ispE gene encoding 4-(cytidine 5'-diphospho)-2-C-methyl-D-erythritol kinase encodes MTNPSSRSTVFSTSLTVFAPAKINLVLRILDRRPDGYHNLWSLMQIVQLEDELSISLSDKHSSITLQCDDASLKTDPSNLVYRAAAAVLEHSGRVIGLDLVLAKRIPMGAGLGGGSSDAAATIIGLNQLLNLGWSTEKMAHVGQALGSDVPFFLFAPSAIVEGRGEKVAPVRIKGSRWVVLVNPGFPVETKWAYQQLSTSRIGVRPLSDVHTTLGKASALSWESVLQAAENDFETAVFKTHPALHRIKQKLLTEGAEVALLSGSGATVFGVFHDATAARQAQSSFQTEPHLKVYAVSTPSDF; translated from the coding sequence GTGACTAATCCATCTTCCCGATCGACCGTCTTCTCCACGTCCCTTACCGTTTTCGCACCCGCAAAAATCAATCTCGTGCTCCGCATTCTCGACCGGCGGCCAGATGGCTATCATAATCTCTGGTCGCTGATGCAGATTGTGCAGTTGGAGGACGAGCTCTCGATCTCCCTTAGCGACAAACATTCGTCTATCACCTTGCAATGCGATGACGCTTCGCTGAAGACAGACCCTTCCAACCTGGTCTATCGTGCCGCAGCGGCGGTACTTGAGCACAGTGGACGAGTCATTGGATTGGATCTGGTGCTCGCAAAACGAATTCCGATGGGAGCTGGGTTGGGAGGCGGGAGCAGTGATGCGGCTGCGACGATTATCGGGCTGAACCAGCTGTTGAATTTAGGGTGGTCGACGGAGAAGATGGCCCACGTTGGCCAAGCACTCGGAAGCGATGTCCCGTTCTTCTTATTTGCTCCTTCCGCAATCGTGGAAGGGAGAGGTGAGAAGGTGGCACCGGTGCGAATCAAGGGGAGCCGATGGGTGGTCCTGGTGAATCCTGGGTTCCCGGTCGAAACAAAGTGGGCGTATCAGCAGCTTTCCACAAGCCGAATAGGGGTACGGCCGCTTTCGGATGTCCATACAACGCTGGGGAAAGCTTCTGCGCTCTCATGGGAGAGTGTGCTCCAAGCGGCCGAAAACGATTTTGAAACTGCGGTGTTCAAGACCCACCCAGCCCTTCACCGAATCAAACAGAAACTGCTTACTGAAGGGGCCGAGGTGGCTTTATTATCGGGGAGTGGGGCCACGGTTTTTGGCGTGTTTCATGATGCGACGGCAGCTCGGCAGGCCCAGTCAAGTTTTCAGACTGAACCCCATCTCAAGGTCTATGCGGTTTCAACCCCCTCCGATTTCTGA
- a CDS encoding putative toxin-antitoxin system toxin component, PIN family, whose translation MKARRRVVVDTNTLISGVLLSDSVPGEAVRKTIAEDVMLMSEESLYELADVLSRKKFDRYLPVEDREEFVRLVLRVAEMVPIVTAVHECRDESDNRILEVAVNGGAALIVSGDQDLLTLNPFRGIPVLKPGAYVQETHDADETTRASEELE comes from the coding sequence ATGAAGGCTAGACGCCGGGTGGTGGTGGATACCAACACCCTGATCAGCGGTGTCCTACTGAGCGACTCCGTGCCCGGAGAGGCGGTGCGAAAGACGATCGCCGAAGACGTGATGCTGATGTCCGAGGAGAGTCTGTATGAACTGGCGGATGTGTTGTCTCGCAAGAAATTCGACCGCTATCTCCCCGTAGAAGACCGAGAAGAATTCGTGCGGCTTGTGCTACGGGTAGCCGAGATGGTGCCGATTGTGACGGCGGTCCATGAGTGCCGGGACGAATCAGATAACCGGATTTTAGAGGTCGCGGTCAACGGCGGTGCAGCACTGATTGTCAGCGGCGACCAGGATCTGCTGACGCTCAATCCCTTTCGAGGCATTCCCGTGCTGAAGCCCGGAGCATATGTCCAGGAGACCCACGATGCCGATGAGACCACCCGTGCGTCCGAGGAACTTGAGTAA
- a CDS encoding sterol desaturase family protein — translation MVDWLANFISLEWLAIYWGIGLLFFAAEYWWPTRQVLYRQVFLQDVAAFTAYQVFFIFAAQVTSQIPLPQYSYWRWQALPFAFKLVVFLLVVDGLAYWMHRLWHTSWVWPIHRWHHAPTELYWLAGIRASFPQVVLASIPYLLAFPLLKPVPSLFFPIYSYLMILTNNWMHMNVTWQSRKLEWLFVTPRYHRVHHLKEIGQAGANFGVLFTVWDRLFGTYADPEQVASIGPYGIQETVHPVRMAIGV, via the coding sequence ATGGTCGACTGGCTGGCCAATTTCATCTCGCTTGAGTGGCTAGCCATTTATTGGGGAATCGGCCTGCTCTTTTTCGCAGCAGAATATTGGTGGCCCACCCGTCAAGTTCTGTATCGTCAGGTGTTCCTGCAGGATGTGGCGGCCTTCACGGCGTATCAGGTTTTCTTCATCTTTGCCGCACAGGTGACAAGTCAAATTCCGCTTCCCCAGTATTCCTACTGGCGTTGGCAGGCGCTGCCATTCGCGTTTAAGCTGGTGGTCTTCTTGCTCGTCGTTGATGGACTGGCTTATTGGATGCATCGGCTCTGGCACACGTCGTGGGTCTGGCCGATCCATCGCTGGCACCATGCGCCAACGGAGCTGTATTGGCTGGCCGGTATCCGGGCGAGTTTTCCGCAAGTCGTCCTGGCTAGTATCCCGTATCTGCTGGCGTTTCCACTCCTCAAACCAGTGCCATCTCTCTTCTTTCCGATCTATTCTTATCTGATGATCCTGACTAATAACTGGATGCACATGAACGTGACCTGGCAATCGAGGAAACTGGAGTGGCTCTTTGTCACACCACGCTACCATCGCGTGCACCATCTAAAAGAGATCGGGCAGGCGGGGGCGAATTTTGGGGTGCTGTTTACCGTGTGGGATCGACTGTTCGGTACCTATGCGGATCCTGAGCAGGTGGCATCGATTGGGCCGTACGGGATTCAGGAAACCGTTCATCCAGTCCGCATGGCCATCGGGGTCTAG
- a CDS encoding ribose-phosphate pyrophosphokinase, protein MNRELKIFSGNANLSLAQEIAAYLGQKLGEATVSSFSDGEIRVKIDENVRGADVFVVQSCCQPVNDSLMELLIIIDALKRSSANRITAVVPYFGYARQDRKDQPRVPITAKLVADLITTAGADRVLAMDLHAGQIQGFFNVPVDHLYALPVLLDYIVKKKIVDLVVVSPDAGGVERARAFAKRLQANLAIIDKRREGPNQAQIMNIIGDVQGKSVLLLDDMIDTAGTIVQGAQACLDHGARDVITASTHAVLSGPALERLQTSCLSQVVVTNTIPLRGKELACPKLHQLSVAPLLGEAIRRIHEDESVSSLFA, encoded by the coding sequence ATGAACAGAGAGCTAAAAATTTTCTCTGGCAATGCCAATCTTTCGCTTGCCCAAGAGATCGCTGCGTACTTGGGACAGAAGCTAGGTGAAGCGACGGTTTCGTCGTTCAGTGATGGAGAAATTCGGGTCAAAATTGACGAGAATGTCCGCGGTGCGGATGTGTTCGTTGTGCAGTCCTGTTGCCAACCGGTCAATGATTCCTTGATGGAGTTATTGATCATCATTGACGCGTTGAAACGTTCGTCGGCTAATCGAATCACCGCCGTCGTGCCCTATTTTGGGTATGCGCGTCAGGACCGCAAGGACCAACCACGTGTTCCGATCACGGCGAAGCTCGTGGCCGATTTGATTACGACTGCCGGAGCGGATCGTGTCCTCGCAATGGATCTTCATGCCGGGCAGATCCAAGGTTTTTTCAATGTACCGGTCGATCACTTGTACGCCCTTCCGGTGTTGCTGGACTACATTGTGAAGAAAAAAATCGTGGATCTGGTCGTCGTCTCACCCGATGCAGGGGGTGTGGAGCGGGCCAGGGCGTTTGCCAAGCGCCTTCAGGCGAACCTGGCGATCATCGATAAGCGACGTGAAGGTCCGAACCAAGCGCAAATCATGAACATCATCGGAGATGTGCAAGGGAAGAGCGTCTTGCTCCTCGATGACATGATCGATACGGCAGGCACCATTGTTCAGGGGGCTCAGGCTTGTCTTGATCATGGGGCTCGAGACGTGATCACGGCCTCTACGCACGCGGTCCTGTCCGGCCCGGCGCTGGAACGGTTACAGACGTCCTGTCTATCCCAAGTGGTGGTGACCAACACAATTCCGCTGCGAGGAAAAGAGTTGGCCTGTCCGAAGTTGCATCAGTTGTCGGTGGCGCCTCTCTTAGGCGAAGCCATCAGACGGATCCATGAAGATGAGTCGGTGAGTTCATTATTTGCGTAG
- a CDS encoding helix-turn-helix domain-containing protein produces the protein MRTPTQITLASELAIQCLSHTKIAAHLGHHRKTIRLWLKGIATDGLAGFLARHAQAKIGTATSPASSCDDQAADLGVTGS, from the coding sequence ATGCGGACACCTACCCAAATTACGCTGGCCTCTGAGCTTGCTATCCAATGCCTGAGTCATACGAAGATTGCGGCACATCTCGGGCACCATCGTAAAACTATCAGGCTCTGGCTCAAAGGGATTGCCACGGACGGACTGGCGGGGTTTCTCGCCCGCCACGCCCAGGCTAAGATAGGGACCGCGACGAGCCCGGCAAGTTCTTGTGACGATCAAGCGGCTGATCTGGGAGTTACGGGTTCGTGA
- a CDS encoding 50S ribosomal protein L25: MKFDLTVAVREQAGKGAARSMRRAGKIPAVLYGQGECLSLTVNPGELIKILKSHAGSTALISLTVDGAKSKPNRTALLRDYQVDPVTGAVLHADLFEISMSKPIRVKVPVKVIGSIPAGVKEGGVLHHNMRDIQIECLPAALPDYIEVDASSLTIASGIHVKELGAREGVRFLDDADQMVVSVAAPMSDAKLESLLTSGVGAAGEPEVVAKGKEAGADGAEPAKAGAAAPAGDAKGGEKKEAAAAPKGDKKEAEKKK, encoded by the coding sequence ATGAAATTCGATTTAACAGTGGCCGTGAGAGAACAAGCGGGCAAGGGAGCTGCACGGTCGATGCGGCGGGCAGGAAAAATTCCGGCCGTGCTCTACGGACAAGGGGAATGCCTGTCATTGACTGTCAACCCTGGGGAATTGATCAAAATTTTAAAGTCGCATGCCGGTAGTACCGCGTTGATCTCGCTCACGGTGGACGGTGCCAAGTCCAAACCAAACCGCACCGCGCTCTTGCGTGACTATCAAGTCGATCCGGTGACCGGGGCTGTCCTGCACGCGGACCTCTTTGAGATTTCCATGAGTAAGCCGATCAGAGTGAAAGTTCCGGTTAAGGTGATCGGCAGTATCCCGGCCGGTGTGAAGGAAGGTGGTGTGTTGCATCACAACATGCGCGATATTCAGATCGAGTGTCTTCCTGCTGCATTGCCCGATTACATCGAGGTCGATGCCTCCTCTTTGACTATCGCCAGCGGCATCCATGTGAAGGAGCTTGGGGCGCGTGAAGGTGTCCGTTTTCTGGATGATGCTGATCAAATGGTGGTCAGTGTCGCGGCACCGATGTCGGATGCCAAACTCGAATCCTTGCTCACCAGTGGTGTAGGAGCAGCGGGCGAACCGGAAGTCGTGGCGAAAGGCAAGGAAGCAGGCGCTGACGGTGCTGAACCGGCTAAGGCTGGAGCGGCCGCGCCTGCCGGTGATGCCAAGGGTGGCGAGAAGAAAGAAGCTGCCGCGGCTCCGAAGGGTGATAAGAAAGAAGCTGAAAAGAAGAAGTAA
- the ychF gene encoding redox-regulated ATPase YchF — MGLCCGMIGLPNVGKTTVFNALTGSGALAANYPFATVDPNTGIALVPDPRLIKLTEIFASKKTTYSTLEVRDIAGLVEGASKGEGLGNQFLGHIREVDALLHVVRCFQGTDVVHVSGGVDPLRDIGVIETELMLSDLETLDRRKQKTEKKVRAGDKKAAFEVEFLTKLIGQLDKGEWLGNLPYTAEERVILTECQLLSAKPVLFLANVSEGKNADDAMVQTVRDFAEKRGARVVTICGQLEAELSSLPDSERADFLNELGLTESGLVRLTREAYTLLDLITFFTAGEVESRAWPIPKGMKAPQAAGKIHSDMERGFIRAEVYHYDDLLSCGSEAKVKEKGLFRLEGKDYVIKEADMVYFRFNV; from the coding sequence ATGGGTCTTTGTTGCGGCATGATCGGTTTGCCAAACGTCGGCAAGACAACAGTTTTCAATGCATTGACCGGCAGCGGGGCCTTGGCGGCTAATTATCCGTTCGCAACCGTCGATCCGAACACCGGCATTGCCCTGGTCCCGGACCCTCGCCTCATTAAGCTAACCGAAATCTTCGCTTCGAAGAAGACCACCTACAGCACGCTGGAAGTGCGCGACATCGCCGGGCTCGTGGAAGGAGCCAGTAAAGGCGAAGGACTGGGTAATCAATTCCTTGGGCATATCCGCGAAGTCGATGCGTTGCTGCATGTCGTCCGCTGTTTCCAGGGCACCGATGTCGTCCATGTCAGCGGTGGGGTCGACCCGCTCCGGGATATCGGCGTGATCGAAACTGAACTGATGTTGTCCGATCTGGAGACGCTCGATCGGCGGAAGCAGAAGACCGAGAAAAAAGTGAGGGCTGGAGATAAGAAGGCGGCATTCGAAGTGGAGTTTCTCACCAAACTCATCGGTCAGCTCGATAAAGGTGAGTGGCTGGGCAACCTGCCATACACGGCTGAGGAACGGGTCATCCTCACCGAGTGTCAGCTGCTGTCCGCCAAGCCGGTCCTCTTTCTTGCGAACGTATCCGAAGGGAAGAACGCGGATGACGCGATGGTCCAGACTGTGCGCGATTTTGCCGAGAAACGCGGTGCCCGCGTGGTGACGATCTGCGGACAACTCGAAGCAGAACTTTCCTCGCTGCCGGACAGCGAGCGGGCGGACTTCCTGAATGAACTGGGGCTGACCGAATCGGGGTTGGTCCGACTGACACGCGAAGCCTATACCTTGCTGGATCTGATCACTTTCTTCACCGCCGGTGAAGTCGAATCTCGCGCCTGGCCCATCCCGAAAGGCATGAAAGCGCCACAAGCGGCCGGAAAGATTCACTCCGACATGGAGCGAGGCTTCATCCGCGCCGAGGTCTATCATTACGACGATCTCCTGTCCTGTGGGTCGGAGGCGAAGGTGAAGGAGAAGGGGCTGTTCCGCCTGGAAGGCAAGGACTACGTCATCAAGGAAGCGGATATGGTGTATTTTAGGTTCAACGTGTAG
- a CDS encoding aminoacyl-tRNA hydrolase, with product MRLLVGLGNPGKAYAQTRHNVGMWTIERAAARWSIRLSPRGTAQRGSGRLGGELIELAGLLDWMNVTGPPLKGLFREFELTPDRLIVIHDDLDLEPGRLRIKLSGGHGGHNGIKSIIEALGTPEFIRLKIGIGRPAPGQNSADYVLERVTQDEMAIIEPCLVRAVDALECLIHRGPDVAMNQFNIREKVVDEGEGTT from the coding sequence TTGCGTCTGCTTGTTGGACTGGGCAATCCTGGCAAAGCCTATGCTCAGACTCGCCACAATGTCGGCATGTGGACCATCGAGCGGGCCGCCGCTCGATGGTCGATCCGACTCTCGCCGCGTGGGACCGCGCAGCGGGGGTCTGGGCGACTTGGAGGGGAATTAATCGAGCTGGCAGGCTTGCTCGATTGGATGAATGTCACCGGCCCTCCCTTGAAAGGCCTCTTCCGCGAATTCGAGCTCACCCCCGATAGACTCATTGTCATACACGATGATCTGGATTTGGAGCCAGGGCGGCTGAGGATCAAGCTATCTGGTGGCCATGGGGGACACAACGGGATCAAGTCCATCATAGAGGCACTCGGGACTCCAGAATTCATCCGATTGAAAATTGGAATCGGTCGGCCCGCACCTGGTCAGAATTCTGCCGATTATGTATTGGAACGGGTGACTCAGGATGAGATGGCCATTATTGAGCCTTGTCTGGTACGGGCTGTCGATGCATTGGAATGTCTGATCCATCGTGGACCGGATGTCGCGATGAATCAGTTTAATATCAGAGAGAAGGTCGTGGACGAAGGGGAGGGGACGACATAA
- the tmpT gene encoding thiopurine S-methyltransferase: protein MEAKFWHNRWQTNQTGWHEREVNPLLITHFPSLNVPPGKRVFVPLCGKSLDLGWLLSRGYAVAGAELSELAVTQLFAELGVEPSISKVRKHKLFRGEKIDIFVGEILDLSREILGPVDAAYDRAALVALPEAMRVQYTAHLKVLTALAPQLVIGYAYDQTVVPGPPFSVTSDELHRHYSDSYALIPLGRIDVPGGLKGKCPATEHVWRLNKLPD from the coding sequence ATGGAAGCAAAATTTTGGCACAACCGATGGCAGACGAACCAGACGGGATGGCACGAACGCGAGGTCAACCCGCTGCTGATCACCCACTTCCCTTCGCTGAATGTCCCTCCGGGAAAGCGTGTCTTTGTGCCGCTCTGCGGCAAGTCACTGGATCTCGGCTGGCTGCTGTCGCGGGGCTATGCTGTCGCGGGGGCTGAACTGAGCGAGCTGGCCGTGACGCAGCTCTTTGCCGAACTTGGGGTGGAACCGAGCATATCGAAGGTGAGGAAGCACAAACTCTTTCGCGGAGAGAAGATCGATATCTTCGTGGGTGAGATCCTTGACTTGTCTCGTGAGATCCTCGGTCCCGTCGATGCCGCCTATGACCGAGCCGCATTAGTCGCGTTGCCGGAGGCCATGCGGGTCCAGTACACCGCCCACCTCAAAGTCCTCACGGCTCTGGCACCTCAACTTGTCATCGGCTATGCGTACGACCAAACCGTCGTGCCAGGGCCTCCCTTTTCCGTCACCTCCGACGAACTCCATCGCCATTACAGCGACAGCTATGCCCTCATACCTCTGGGCCGTATCGACGTCCCGGGTGGGCTCAAAGGCAAGTGCCCGGCGACGGAACATGTCTGGCGGTTGAACAAACTGCCGGACTAG